From Levilactobacillus zymae, a single genomic window includes:
- the dnaE gene encoding DNA polymerase III subunit alpha, which produces MFVPLQVLSTYSLLQSTNRITELVQTAKQRGYTALALTDQNVMYGTVAFYNACQQAGIKPLLGLTLSTQGVVVTGDSAMDWIFIARDFTGYQHLMQLSTAYQVAQAPVNLAQQTEWLTHVDVIAPANSEIHQLLAAEDATKAGQVVSQLRRWVPDDCLYLGIAPDMPVAVQTGLKELAQQTNTSLVAVSPVHYLNREDQFAVNVLRAIAAGETITDPLTAQGQLGQHWLVPAADQVNRYRELPDAVAATERLAAAANVTLRFKQPQLPQFPTPQRVSSQVYLRQLCEQGLATRLQTQPDADVKAYHERLARELGVIHRMGFDDYFLIVWDVMNFARRTHIQTGPGRGSAAGSLVAYVLAITEVDPLRYHLLFERFLNEERAQMPDIDLDIPDDRRQEVLQYVHDKYGHLRVAQIITFGTLAAKAALRDVGRVLGVSPYEMSDWSAAIPNQLHITLQAAYQQSQRLRNLVADSDRNQLLFATAQRLEGLPRNYSTHAAGIVLSQGQLTDLVPLQPGSEGLLMTQYPKDTVEAVGLLKMDFLGLRNLSILANALRLVQKQTGQKLDLNQIDLNDPATLKLFAQGETNGVFQFESAGIKRVLRQLQPDSFELVAAVNALYRPGPMENIDTFIRRKRGQEPVTYAADALKPILGPTYGVLVYQEQVMQVASTMGGFTLGEADLLRRAMSKKKKQTMDAMQKQFVRGAVKRGYAPDVAQRVFAYMDRFANYGFNRSHAVAYSKLAFQLAYLKAHYPGPFYAALLNSVINVPAKTKLYLTEAKRHGVSILPPDINRSTAYFNLHDQAIIFGLSSIKGVRRDFLRAILAERHEHGPFKMLHEFLERTAAKYRKEDLLDAMVYAGAFDHFGYNRAELIAAIPEFLSTVELSGNNVELFTALAPKVKPQPDFDLMTKLTQEEAVLGAYLSGHPVEQYRDLRQQRHATPISELSSVTQATVVVYVTGIRKIRTKRGEPMAFLTVSDETADLSITVFPNQYRRAAEWLKTGQVLVVQGKVERKRGLQLVANQLQLAPQPAVPATLLAGPRWFIRVDAQHDNQRVATQLAELLTQNQGPVPVIVYQPQTDQKRVLPQRQWLRADARLQDSLETLMGGKNVVFKNG; this is translated from the coding sequence GTGTTTGTGCCATTACAGGTCTTGAGCACCTACAGTTTATTACAGAGTACCAATCGGATTACCGAATTGGTCCAAACGGCGAAGCAACGGGGCTACACGGCGTTAGCTCTAACCGATCAAAACGTGATGTACGGCACGGTGGCCTTCTACAACGCCTGTCAACAGGCCGGCATTAAGCCGTTGTTAGGCTTGACCCTCAGCACCCAGGGCGTGGTGGTGACGGGTGACAGCGCCATGGACTGGATTTTTATCGCGCGTGACTTTACGGGTTACCAGCATCTCATGCAACTGAGTACGGCCTACCAGGTTGCCCAAGCCCCGGTGAATCTGGCGCAGCAGACCGAGTGGTTAACCCACGTGGACGTCATTGCCCCGGCAAATAGCGAAATTCATCAATTATTAGCGGCAGAAGACGCCACCAAGGCGGGCCAGGTCGTGAGCCAATTACGGCGGTGGGTCCCCGACGATTGCCTGTATCTGGGAATTGCGCCGGACATGCCCGTGGCCGTCCAAACGGGATTAAAGGAATTGGCGCAGCAGACGAACACGTCTTTGGTGGCGGTCAGCCCGGTTCACTATTTGAATCGCGAAGACCAGTTTGCGGTTAACGTGTTACGCGCCATTGCGGCTGGTGAGACCATCACCGATCCGCTGACCGCTCAAGGACAACTAGGTCAACACTGGTTAGTTCCGGCTGCCGATCAAGTTAATCGTTACCGCGAACTGCCGGATGCTGTGGCCGCTACCGAGCGGTTGGCAGCGGCCGCCAACGTCACGTTGCGCTTTAAACAGCCGCAACTCCCGCAATTTCCAACGCCGCAACGGGTATCTTCACAGGTCTATCTGCGCCAATTGTGCGAACAGGGGCTGGCCACCCGGTTACAAACGCAACCGGACGCGGACGTTAAGGCCTACCATGAGCGCTTAGCGCGTGAGTTAGGTGTGATTCATCGGATGGGGTTCGATGACTATTTCCTAATCGTCTGGGACGTGATGAACTTTGCACGCCGCACCCACATTCAAACGGGGCCGGGGCGGGGGTCGGCGGCCGGTTCGTTGGTCGCCTACGTCTTGGCCATCACCGAAGTTGATCCGCTGCGCTACCATCTTTTATTTGAACGGTTTTTAAACGAGGAACGGGCCCAGATGCCCGATATTGATCTGGACATTCCCGACGATCGGCGTCAAGAAGTTCTCCAGTATGTCCATGATAAGTACGGCCATCTACGGGTCGCTCAAATCATCACCTTCGGGACCTTGGCGGCTAAGGCGGCGTTACGTGATGTGGGGCGCGTGTTGGGGGTTAGCCCCTACGAGATGAGCGACTGGAGTGCGGCCATTCCTAACCAGCTGCACATCACCCTTCAGGCCGCTTACCAACAGTCACAGCGGCTACGAAACCTGGTTGCCGACAGCGACCGTAATCAATTGTTGTTTGCGACCGCGCAACGGTTGGAAGGCTTACCCCGCAATTATTCAACCCATGCGGCCGGCATTGTGTTAAGTCAGGGACAATTGACCGATTTGGTGCCCTTACAACCCGGCAGCGAGGGTCTGTTAATGACCCAGTATCCTAAAGATACCGTGGAAGCCGTGGGGTTATTAAAAATGGACTTTTTGGGGCTACGGAACCTGAGCATCTTGGCGAACGCCTTGCGGTTGGTTCAGAAGCAAACCGGTCAAAAACTTGATCTTAATCAGATCGATCTGAATGACCCGGCGACCCTCAAACTTTTCGCCCAGGGAGAAACCAACGGGGTTTTCCAGTTTGAATCGGCGGGTATCAAGCGGGTCTTACGCCAGCTTCAGCCGGACAGTTTTGAGTTAGTGGCGGCGGTCAACGCCTTGTACCGGCCAGGGCCGATGGAAAATATCGACACCTTTATTCGACGTAAGCGCGGTCAGGAACCCGTGACCTACGCGGCCGACGCGCTAAAGCCCATCTTGGGGCCAACTTACGGGGTACTGGTCTACCAGGAGCAGGTTATGCAAGTGGCCTCGACCATGGGGGGCTTTACCCTGGGGGAAGCCGACCTGTTGCGGCGAGCCATGAGTAAGAAGAAAAAGCAGACCATGGACGCGATGCAAAAGCAGTTCGTCCGCGGGGCCGTAAAGCGGGGGTACGCCCCGGACGTCGCCCAACGAGTCTTTGCCTACATGGACCGTTTTGCCAACTATGGTTTTAACCGGTCTCACGCGGTGGCCTATAGCAAGCTGGCTTTTCAGCTGGCTTACCTGAAGGCCCATTACCCGGGGCCCTTTTATGCGGCCCTATTGAATTCGGTGATCAACGTACCGGCAAAGACCAAGCTGTATTTAACCGAAGCCAAACGCCACGGGGTAAGCATCTTACCCCCCGACATTAACCGCTCAACGGCCTACTTTAATCTGCACGACCAGGCCATTATCTTCGGCCTTAGCTCAATCAAGGGGGTTCGACGCGACTTTCTCCGTGCCATTTTGGCCGAGCGCCACGAACACGGACCGTTCAAGATGCTTCACGAGTTTCTGGAGCGCACCGCGGCTAAGTATCGCAAGGAAGACCTACTCGATGCCATGGTTTACGCGGGGGCTTTCGATCATTTCGGCTACAACCGCGCAGAGTTGATTGCGGCCATTCCCGAATTTTTAAGTACCGTCGAACTATCGGGGAATAACGTTGAACTCTTCACGGCCCTGGCACCGAAAGTTAAACCACAACCAGATTTTGATCTGATGACGAAATTGACCCAGGAGGAGGCCGTCTTGGGGGCCTATCTCTCCGGGCACCCGGTCGAACAGTACCGGGACTTACGGCAGCAACGGCACGCCACGCCCATCAGCGAATTAAGCAGTGTGACTCAGGCCACGGTGGTGGTTTACGTGACCGGGATTCGTAAGATTCGGACCAAGCGCGGAGAACCCATGGCGTTTTTGACAGTTAGTGACGAGACTGCCGATCTGAGCATCACCGTTTTTCCCAACCAATACCGGCGCGCAGCGGAATGGTTAAAGACGGGGCAGGTGCTCGTGGTTCAGGGCAAGGTAGAACGTAAACGGGGGCTACAGCTAGTTGCTAACCAGTTACAATTGGCGCCGCAACCGGCCGTGCCGGCCACGTTACTGGCTGGCCCCCGGTGGTTTATTCGGGTGGATGCTCAGCACGATAATCAGCGCGTGGCCACCCAACTCGCCGAGTTATTGACCCAAAATCAGGGTCCGGTCCCGGTTATCGTGTATCAACCCCAGACCGATCAAAAGCGGGTGTTGCCACAGCGACAGTGGCTCCGGGCGGATGCGCGGTTGCAAGACTCATTAGAAACCCTCATGGGCGGGAAAAATGTGGTTTTTAAAAATGGGTAG
- a CDS encoding transaldolase — MQLNVKVYSDGAELSAMKQVAAQGVVQGFTTNPSLMKAAGITDYLAFAQEAVATFPDQSISFEVFANQPDQMLKEAQVLAKLGQHVAVKVPIIRATGEDNTDVITKLSQAGVQVNVTAITTLDQVKLAVAALDEQTGGIVSVFAGRVADTGVDPLPLMRAAAKVCHTKAGVELLWASTREVFNIVQADQTGCDIITVPPKILAKLPKFGKDAFQISVDTVKTFDADIAELGFTIPTESLKTV, encoded by the coding sequence ATGCAACTCAACGTGAAGGTTTACTCAGATGGTGCCGAATTATCTGCCATGAAACAGGTGGCTGCTCAGGGAGTCGTCCAAGGCTTTACAACGAACCCTAGCCTGATGAAGGCGGCGGGGATCACGGATTATTTGGCTTTTGCCCAAGAGGCCGTGGCCACGTTCCCGGATCAATCGATCAGTTTTGAAGTTTTCGCCAACCAGCCGGACCAGATGCTAAAGGAAGCCCAGGTCCTAGCTAAATTGGGGCAACACGTCGCCGTAAAGGTGCCCATCATTCGGGCGACCGGTGAAGATAACACGGACGTGATTACGAAATTATCGCAAGCCGGGGTACAGGTGAACGTGACGGCCATCACGACGTTAGACCAAGTCAAGTTAGCCGTAGCGGCCTTAGACGAACAAACCGGGGGAATTGTGTCGGTCTTTGCCGGTCGCGTGGCCGATACGGGGGTCGATCCACTGCCGTTGATGCGGGCAGCTGCAAAAGTTTGTCACACCAAGGCGGGCGTGGAACTGCTCTGGGCCAGCACCCGTGAAGTCTTTAACATTGTGCAGGCCGACCAGACCGGTTGTGACATTATTACGGTACCACCGAAGATTTTGGCTAAGTTACCGAAGTTTGGGAAGGATGCCTTCCAGATTTCCGTGGACACGGTGAAGACCTTCGACGCCGATATTGCGGAATTGGGCTTCACTATTCCGACGGAGAGTTTAAAGACGGTCTAA
- the pyk gene encoding pyruvate kinase: MKKTKIVSTLGPASTDVDTIVKLIEAGANIFRFNFSHGDHEEHLGRLENVHKAEKITGKTVGIMLDTKGAEIRTTVEKGGKLDFHTGDEFRISMDASLEGTKEKIAVTYPGLFDDVHEGGHVLFDDGLLDTVVEKKDDATKELVVKVQNDGVLGSRKGVNAPGVSINLPGITEKDSDDIRFGLDHEINFIAASFVRKPQDVMDIRELLEEKHMEHVQIFPKIESQEGINNFDDIIKVSDGLMVARGDMGVEIPTENVPLVQKALIKKCNILGKPVITATQMLDSMQENPRPTRAEASDVANAVFDGTDATMLSGESANGEYPVQAVATMNRIDIKAENALPEFGRDNINFDNGDVTESIGASVARVANELGVKTIVAATESGYTAKMISKYRPNANILAVTFDDRTRRGLMVNWGVYPIVTEKPANTDEMFDLAAAKAVETGLAKEGDLILITAGVPVGERGTTNLMKIQLIGSKLVQGQGVGDDTVIGKAIIANSAAEANAKVVEGGILIAKNTDKDYLPAIEKSSAVIVENGGLTSHAAVVGISMGIPVIVGATGASDKISDGELITVDSRRGIVYHGASNAL; encoded by the coding sequence ATGAAGAAAACCAAGATCGTAAGTACCCTTGGTCCTGCAAGTACTGACGTTGATACTATCGTTAAGTTGATTGAAGCCGGCGCCAACATTTTCCGGTTCAACTTCTCCCATGGTGATCACGAAGAACACCTTGGCCGGTTGGAAAACGTCCACAAGGCTGAAAAGATTACTGGTAAGACTGTCGGCATTATGCTGGACACGAAGGGTGCTGAAATCCGGACGACCGTTGAAAAGGGCGGGAAGCTTGATTTCCACACTGGTGACGAATTCCGCATCTCCATGGATGCTTCCCTTGAAGGGACGAAGGAAAAGATCGCGGTTACTTACCCAGGTCTGTTCGATGACGTCCACGAAGGCGGGCACGTACTGTTCGATGACGGTCTGTTAGACACGGTCGTTGAAAAGAAGGACGATGCGACTAAGGAATTAGTTGTGAAGGTTCAAAACGACGGTGTCTTGGGCTCCCGTAAAGGGGTTAACGCACCTGGCGTTTCCATCAACTTGCCTGGGATCACGGAAAAGGACTCCGACGATATTCGGTTTGGTTTGGATCACGAAATCAACTTTATCGCGGCTTCCTTCGTACGTAAGCCACAAGATGTCATGGACATCCGTGAATTACTCGAAGAAAAGCACATGGAACACGTCCAAATCTTCCCGAAGATCGAATCCCAAGAAGGAATCAACAACTTTGATGACATCATCAAGGTTTCCGATGGGTTAATGGTTGCTCGTGGGGACATGGGGGTTGAAATCCCAACGGAAAACGTACCGTTGGTTCAAAAGGCCTTAATCAAGAAGTGCAACATCTTAGGTAAGCCAGTTATCACGGCAACCCAGATGTTGGACTCCATGCAAGAAAACCCACGTCCTACGCGTGCTGAAGCCTCTGACGTGGCCAACGCCGTCTTTGATGGGACCGACGCTACCATGCTTTCTGGGGAAAGTGCTAACGGTGAATACCCAGTTCAAGCCGTAGCGACGATGAACCGGATCGACATCAAGGCAGAAAACGCCTTGCCAGAATTTGGTCGCGATAACATCAACTTTGACAACGGTGACGTGACCGAATCTATCGGTGCTTCCGTTGCCCGGGTTGCCAACGAATTGGGCGTTAAGACCATCGTGGCAGCGACTGAAAGTGGCTACACCGCTAAGATGATCTCCAAGTACCGGCCTAACGCCAACATCCTGGCCGTTACCTTTGACGACCGGACTCGTCGTGGTTTGATGGTTAACTGGGGCGTTTACCCAATCGTGACCGAAAAGCCAGCTAACACCGATGAAATGTTCGACTTGGCTGCTGCCAAGGCCGTTGAAACCGGCTTAGCTAAGGAAGGCGACTTGATTCTGATCACCGCTGGTGTGCCAGTTGGCGAACGTGGGACCACGAACCTGATGAAGATCCAATTAATTGGGTCCAAGTTAGTTCAAGGCCAAGGTGTCGGTGACGACACGGTGATTGGCAAGGCCATCATCGCCAACTCCGCTGCCGAAGCTAACGCTAAGGTGGTTGAAGGTGGCATCTTAATCGCTAAGAACACCGACAAGGACTACTTGCCAGCAATCGAAAAGTCCAGTGCCGTGATCGTTGAAAACGGTGGGTTGACTTCTCACGCTGCCGTAGTGGGAATCTCCATGGGGATTCCGGTCATCGTTGGTGCTACGGGTGCCAGTGACAAGATCTCTGATGGCGAATTGATTACCGTTGATTCCCGTCGAGGCATTGTTTACCACGGTGCTTCCAACGCGCTTTAA
- a CDS encoding S1-like domain-containing RNA-binding protein, which yields MDKLLGRVITGSVTDENETDYFVQASGTTFRLAKSEIKKPLKAGATFKGFAYENEDHHLTITREAPQVQVDHYGWGTVVRSQRTLGVFVNIGLPDKDMVVSLDDLPSMMELWPQQGDRLLIALREDNKQRLWGVLADTDIFQAITQPAKKRMENANVTATVYQDKLVGTRVMTDHYELGFIHPSEREVEPRLGAQVQARVIGVHDDGTLNLSLKPRAYEAIDDDAAMLLAALEHSEAGHLEFSDKSSPAAIKAYFGISKGQFKRAIGHLLKADKITQHDGQLWLKTATESTDEATD from the coding sequence ATGGATAAACTATTAGGACGAGTGATCACGGGTAGTGTCACCGACGAAAACGAAACGGATTACTTCGTACAGGCGAGTGGCACCACGTTTCGGCTAGCCAAAAGCGAAATTAAGAAACCCTTGAAAGCCGGCGCTACGTTTAAGGGGTTTGCCTACGAAAATGAGGACCACCACCTGACCATCACCCGGGAGGCCCCCCAGGTGCAGGTGGATCATTACGGCTGGGGAACGGTGGTGCGTAGCCAACGGACGCTAGGGGTCTTTGTCAACATCGGCTTACCCGATAAGGACATGGTGGTGTCGCTCGACGATCTCCCTAGCATGATGGAGCTTTGGCCTCAGCAGGGCGACCGCTTATTGATTGCGCTACGTGAAGACAACAAGCAACGACTTTGGGGGGTGCTGGCCGATACCGACATCTTCCAGGCCATCACCCAACCGGCGAAGAAACGGATGGAAAATGCCAACGTGACGGCCACGGTATATCAAGACAAACTGGTGGGCACCCGGGTGATGACCGACCACTACGAACTAGGTTTCATTCATCCCAGTGAACGGGAAGTTGAACCACGCTTGGGCGCCCAAGTCCAAGCCCGCGTGATTGGGGTGCACGATGATGGTACGTTGAACTTGTCGCTCAAGCCCCGGGCCTACGAGGCCATCGACGACGATGCCGCCATGTTATTGGCGGCCCTGGAACACAGCGAAGCGGGACACTTGGAATTTAGTGACAAGAGTTCGCCGGCCGCCATTAAGGCCTACTTCGGAATCAGTAAAGGCCAGTTTAAGCGCGCCATCGGTCACTTGCTAAAGGCCGATAAGATCACGCAACACGACGGTCAGCTGTGGCTCAAGACCGCGACAGAGTCGACGGACGAAGCGACGGACTAA
- the xerD gene encoding site-specific tyrosine recombinase XerD: protein MATFNDAIADFTHYLTVEQGLAVNSVTSYAQELRALAAYLQTQRVASFLTVDRSQLMAYLAALTQQGKSRNSVIHAVSALRKFYRYLVQTHQLAANPMANVAAPKRAEHLPAVLTVAEVDRLLATPDTANKYGLRDRAMLEVLYATGLRVSELVHLKLGDLHLEMGLLQTLGKGDKERIVPIGDVASDWVQQYLKTSRPLLLKQRTSPYLFLNAHGGGLTRQAIWQKIKHYVALADIHKDVTPHTLRHSFATHILENGADLRVVQELLGHADITTTQIYTHISKKRLAAVYDQYHPRA, encoded by the coding sequence ATGGCGACCTTTAACGACGCGATTGCGGACTTTACCCACTACTTGACGGTCGAACAAGGGCTGGCGGTCAATTCCGTGACCAGTTACGCCCAAGAACTACGGGCACTGGCCGCGTATCTACAGACACAACGGGTGGCAAGCTTCTTAACGGTCGACCGGTCGCAACTGATGGCCTACCTGGCGGCCCTGACCCAGCAAGGGAAATCCCGCAACTCCGTGATTCACGCGGTATCAGCCCTGCGCAAGTTTTACCGTTATCTGGTGCAGACTCATCAACTGGCGGCCAATCCGATGGCCAACGTGGCGGCCCCCAAGCGCGCCGAACATCTGCCGGCCGTTTTAACGGTTGCGGAGGTCGATCGGCTGCTGGCCACCCCGGATACCGCTAACAAATACGGGCTGCGGGACCGGGCCATGCTGGAAGTTCTGTATGCCACCGGCTTGCGGGTTAGCGAATTAGTTCATTTGAAGCTAGGCGACCTACACCTCGAGATGGGGCTTTTGCAAACCTTGGGGAAGGGCGATAAAGAACGCATCGTCCCGATTGGCGACGTTGCCAGTGACTGGGTTCAGCAGTACTTAAAGACCAGTCGGCCGCTCTTACTCAAACAACGGACCAGTCCGTACCTCTTCCTTAATGCACACGGGGGTGGTCTAACCCGGCAGGCCATTTGGCAGAAGATCAAGCATTACGTGGCCTTAGCCGATATTCATAAGGACGTCACCCCCCACACCCTGCGGCATTCGTTTGCCACGCACATTTTAGAAAACGGCGCGGATTTGCGGGTGGTCCAGGAATTACTGGGGCACGCGGATATTACCACCACCCAGATTTATACCCACATTTCGAAAAAACGCTTGGCGGCGGTTTACGATCAATACCATCCCCGAGCGTAG
- a CDS encoding N-acetyltransferase, producing the protein MLLKYRSDYQKIAMGLMSLLPSFKDWDRLQRELAWYQGGDDRTLFLWKDQYDDFAGVLGTERQSNYVIVRLVGLMPDKQSTANVWQMLDQLATMAPQQRIMGTLATSQIIAKWEFHHGQNHLDRPATDSGQ; encoded by the coding sequence ATGTTACTCAAGTATCGCAGTGACTATCAAAAGATTGCGATGGGGCTGATGAGCCTGCTCCCCAGTTTTAAGGACTGGGATCGCTTGCAACGCGAATTAGCTTGGTATCAGGGAGGCGATGACCGAACCCTGTTTTTATGGAAGGACCAGTACGACGATTTCGCCGGGGTCCTGGGCACCGAGCGCCAAAGTAACTACGTGATTGTGCGACTGGTGGGCTTAATGCCCGATAAGCAGTCCACGGCGAACGTGTGGCAGATGCTCGATCAACTCGCGACGATGGCTCCCCAACAACGCATCATGGGAACCCTCGCCACATCACAGATTATTGCAAAGTGGGAATTTCACCATGGACAAAACCACCTCGACCGGCCAGCCACTGATTCAGGTCAGTGA
- a CDS encoding segregation/condensation protein A, whose product MDKTTSTGQPLIQVSDFEGPLDLLLHLIKTNEMDIYDIRITTITSQYLTYLHQMQTLQLDVAGEYFVMAANLMAIKAKLLLPKPQTVDPVDEDEPDDPRTDLVAQLVEYQRYQQAAAELKDRALLRQQHFTRPAMPVPADTPLTVAPGVTTLDLQATLVRLAHRANVAQPVTQHVESEHFTIKQQMQTVLSRLARLRHPITFERLFGRTPVLDEVVTTFLAVLELARQRRVVLHQPSRLLPLEINAMEGGEQYDATGTD is encoded by the coding sequence ATGGACAAAACCACCTCGACCGGCCAGCCACTGATTCAGGTCAGTGACTTTGAGGGCCCGTTAGACCTGTTATTACATTTAATTAAAACCAACGAAATGGATATTTACGATATCCGCATTACAACCATTACCAGCCAGTATCTGACTTACTTACACCAGATGCAGACGCTACAACTCGACGTTGCCGGTGAGTACTTCGTGATGGCGGCCAACCTGATGGCCATTAAGGCCAAACTGCTGTTACCAAAGCCACAAACGGTTGATCCCGTCGACGAAGACGAACCGGACGATCCCCGCACCGATTTGGTCGCCCAACTGGTTGAATACCAGCGCTATCAGCAGGCGGCTGCCGAGTTAAAGGATCGGGCCTTGTTGCGGCAACAGCACTTCACCCGGCCGGCCATGCCGGTCCCGGCCGATACGCCGTTGACCGTGGCTCCCGGCGTCACGACCCTCGACTTACAGGCCACGCTAGTCCGACTGGCCCACCGAGCCAATGTGGCCCAGCCGGTGACGCAGCACGTGGAATCGGAACACTTTACCATTAAGCAACAGATGCAAACGGTGCTGAGCCGGCTGGCCCGGTTGCGGCACCCCATTACTTTTGAGCGGTTATTTGGCCGCACACCGGTTCTTGACGAGGTGGTCACCACCTTTCTCGCGGTGCTTGAATTGGCCCGACAACGACGGGTAGTTCTCCATCAACCCAGCCGGCTCTTGCCCCTGGAGATTAACGCGATGGAAGGGGGAGAACAATATGACGCCACTGGCACAGATTGA
- the scpB gene encoding SMC-Scp complex subunit ScpB, translated as MTPLAQIESLLFVSGDEGMTVADLATVTGLLRPAILATLERLAEKYAADEDSALELMVNDTTYRLVTKAAASDVIQRYFESPLSTTLSPASLEVLAIIAYRQPITRIEVDEIRGVQSASTVQKLVLRRLVEPAGRLDEPGRPKIYRTSDYFLDYFGLKQLSDLPPLPEAATPSETDDDGDLFLQAFNQQLNSGDDTTWNDSKKS; from the coding sequence ATGACGCCACTGGCACAGATTGAAAGCCTATTGTTTGTGAGCGGAGACGAGGGGATGACCGTGGCGGACCTCGCAACCGTGACCGGGTTATTACGCCCGGCCATTTTAGCGACCCTCGAACGGTTAGCCGAGAAGTACGCCGCCGATGAGGATTCGGCGCTGGAGCTGATGGTGAACGACACCACCTACCGGTTGGTCACCAAGGCCGCGGCTAGTGATGTGATCCAACGGTACTTTGAAAGTCCGTTAAGTACCACGCTATCGCCGGCTTCGTTAGAGGTCCTGGCCATTATCGCTTACCGGCAACCCATCACCCGGATCGAAGTTGACGAGATTCGGGGCGTGCAAAGCGCCTCGACGGTGCAAAAACTGGTGCTCCGGCGTTTGGTTGAACCGGCCGGGCGGCTGGATGAACCGGGCCGGCCCAAGATTTACCGGACCAGCGACTACTTCTTAGACTACTTTGGCTTAAAGCAGCTCAGTGACCTGCCGCCGTTACCGGAGGCGGCCACGCCGAGCGAAACCGATGACGACGGGGACCTATTTTTACAGGCCTTTAATCAGCAATTAAATTCAGGAGATGACACGACATGGAACGACTCCAAAAAGTCTTAG
- a CDS encoding pseudouridine synthase, with the protein MERLQKVLAHAGVASRRQAERLITSGHVKVNNTVVTELGTKVGVHDAILVDNVPITTEAPVYMLLYKPRSVISTAHDDKQRKTVVDLIENVPQRIYPVGRLDYDTSGLLLLTNDGELANRLTHPRYEVEKTYVARVTGVPTNDALRQLRQGVTVEGEQYAPAKTKMLSYDQKKKTAIVQLTIHEGRNHQVKKMLAAVGFPVEKLKREQYGFLTLKGLQSGDSRHLKPEELKELKRLTGLAE; encoded by the coding sequence ATGGAACGACTCCAAAAAGTCTTAGCCCACGCGGGGGTAGCCTCCCGGCGCCAGGCCGAAAGATTGATCACTAGCGGTCACGTTAAGGTTAACAACACTGTGGTGACCGAACTGGGGACCAAGGTTGGGGTGCACGACGCCATTTTGGTCGATAACGTCCCGATTACCACCGAAGCGCCCGTGTATATGCTGTTGTATAAGCCGCGGAGCGTGATCTCGACGGCTCACGACGACAAGCAGCGCAAAACCGTTGTGGATCTGATTGAAAACGTCCCCCAACGGATCTACCCGGTGGGGCGGCTGGACTACGATACGTCGGGGTTACTACTACTGACCAACGACGGGGAACTGGCTAACCGGTTGACTCACCCTCGCTACGAGGTGGAAAAAACCTACGTGGCCCGGGTCACCGGCGTACCCACTAACGATGCCTTACGTCAATTACGGCAAGGGGTCACCGTCGAGGGAGAACAGTATGCCCCGGCTAAAACTAAAATGTTGAGCTATGATCAGAAGAAGAAAACGGCCATCGTGCAGTTGACGATTCACGAAGGTCGTAACCACCAGGTGAAAAAAATGTTGGCTGCGGTGGGCTTTCCCGTGGAAAAGTTAAAGCGTGAGCAATACGGTTTCCTGACACTGAAGGGATTGCAGTCCGGCGATTCCCGCCACCTAAAGCCCGAAGAATTAAAGGAATTAAAACGGCTAACGGGACTGGCAGAATAA